Proteins from a genomic interval of Microcoleus sp. AS-A8:
- a CDS encoding Uma2 family endonuclease — MVQVPTKPLTLAEFLQLPETEPASEYINGQIIQKPMPQGKHSTIQGELITTINAVVKPQRIAWAFPELRCTFGGRSIVPDIAVFTWNRIPLDEEGDIANVFAAHPDWTLEILSPDQNQTKVISNILHCLNSGCQMGWLIDPAEKSVFAYPASQQPIFLQESEQLLPTPEFLADLKLSVGELFSWLKPGNV, encoded by the coding sequence ATGGTTCAAGTCCCTACGAAACCATTAACCCTGGCAGAGTTTTTGCAACTACCAGAAACTGAACCTGCTAGCGAATACATCAATGGTCAAATCATTCAAAAACCAATGCCTCAAGGAAAACACAGCACAATTCAGGGAGAACTGATTACAACAATTAATGCGGTAGTCAAGCCGCAACGGATTGCTTGGGCATTTCCAGAACTCCGGTGTACCTTTGGTGGACGTTCCATCGTGCCAGATATTGCTGTTTTTACTTGGAATCGCATTCCCTTGGATGAAGAAGGTGATATTGCCAATGTTTTTGCCGCTCATCCAGACTGGACACTTGAGATTTTATCTCCAGACCAAAACCAGACGAAAGTAATCAGTAATATTCTGCATTGTCTCAATTCAGGTTGTCAGATGGGTTGGCTGATCGATCCAGCAGAGAAATCTGTGTTTGCCTATCCTGCTTCTCAACAACCCATATTTTTGCAAGAGTCAGAGCAGTTACTCCCAACTCCAGAATTTCTTGCAGATTTAAAGTTAAGCGTTGGTGAGTTATTTAGCTGGCTGAAACCCGGTAATGTTTGA